AGTTGCTTCATTTTTTGAACGTAGACTCGTCTTTGCTTCTCAATCCCGATGAGCTCCTCTTTTGCCAGATAAATGCGCGTTGCGCTTCCCAGCAGGTCGGAATATATTTTTTCCAGAAGCTCGTCCTTTTTTTTATCCATCTGGCCCCTGGCAGGCATTCTCTTTCCCAGGAATAGCGAATATACCTTGGGCTTCTCCAGTCTCAGTGTTTCCTCAAGATAGTAGTATTCCTGGCCGTTCACTGTCTTTTTCCGCGTTCTCATGGTAATATATGCGATGGGAGGTTATTAATACTTACCACACATTTCACAAGCTAAATGTATGCCTAAAAACTAAGAGATAGGAGTTTAGCACACAAAATTGAGGGAGATGTAAGATAATTCCTTATTAGTTTGACTTCGCTCCCAACGAGCTGTGCGCCCCCTTATTTCATCCTATTGATAATTTCCACACATTGCGTGCGGTAATCTTCGCGCTTTATCATCGGGCAGACAGAAGCGTCGCGCTTGGTGATTGCATAGCCCTGCAAGCAGAGGTCTATTTGGTCATCGAGAGAGAAATATATGCAGCTGCTGTCGCAAACCATCCGCGTGCATTCGCCGGTGTCGTTGAGCAGGCGTGCGTGGCAGTTCCCGCGGTCGGTCAGCCGGTAGAGCTCGCTGCAATAATCCACATTTCCAGTCAGGTCGGCAAGGTTGCTTATGCAGCTGTCCGAGACCCACAGCCCTTCTCCGTTGGAGTAGTATGGGTCCAGCGCCTTGCATATTCCGAGGTCGCTCCTGGCGGCCGCAAGGCGTGCTGCGCAATCCTGGAGTGCCTGGGCTCCAGGCTCGTCGCGTTTTGAATAGTTGTCTTTGGGAAGAAACGCTGAACAGTTCAATTTCAGCTCCCGGGCGGATTCTGCAGCCTCCATAGATGGCGAAAATACCGTAATGTTCGCTTTTGCGACTATGGTTCCATGCCCATTCTGCAGCACGACCAATTCTATGGTGTAGTTGCCGGGCGGAAAGCCGTGGTATTGCTGGACGCCTATCTCGGAAGTTTTTTCCCTGCCCGGCGCTTCAGCCGTGAAGTTCTCATTCACAGGCACCGCCACTCCGCCTTTTGGGTCAAGCAATCGGAAAGCGTAAACCGTGCCTTCGGGCAATCCTCGTTCCACTGGATAGAACCATACGTCATCCGCTATTCTGGCCACATGGTTGGCGTTCTTATCCACAGCATAGACCCTAAGGGAAGGATTGAGCGATTCGGACAGGGTGATGTTGTAGGGCGCCGAAGGAGTTTCCGGCCCGAAATGGAGCCCGCAGCATCCTAGTAGGAAAACGGATAGCATCGCAATGAGAAACAGGCGCATGAACAGGATAGGCGGCATAGTGTTATATTCATTTCTCTGCACGCCTGGTTCTATCTCTCAGCTAATTAGTTCAGAATTATGGTTCCGTCATCGTTCTTTATTTCCGCTTCCGAACCAGGTTCAGCGGAAAAATCCGAATAAGGGCACGAAGCAGGTTTGGAAACCGAGAGATTCAAGTCGGAATTCTCGAAAAAAACTTCGTTCCCGGAATGAGAAACAGAAATTGATTCGCGGGGCTTCAGAATAAATGAGTTGCCGCTTCCCATGGCGCACAGCTCCTCCCCTGCATTGTAAATCTCAACAGCAGAGGATTTGAAAAGCTCCATGCGGTAGGCTTTTTCCCCTGCGTCCCGGATTTTGAGGAGGGAGGAGATTGAAAAAACGATGAGCGTGAGGCATAATGCAGCGAGGAGCATGTACTCCGCCGTAATCTGCGCCTTCATCCTATCTCCGCATGAGCTACGGAAGGGCGTAGAATGCCGGCGCGGTTGCTTTTGAGGTGAAGTTGCCCGCGATTTCGCCGGTCCTCTCCAGTATCTTGTTGCTCTGGTTCTCCACCGCTCCGCTCGCGTTCTGGGCCGTGTTGGTCAGCTGTATGGCCACTATCGCGACCACAGCAAGGACCACGGCGAGCAGGATTATCATCTCTGCCGAAAGCTGTCCTTTCATGGAACCACCTCATCTTATGTACGAAACCCCACCCTTGTCGGCCGAATACGGGGTTATGGTCTGCTTCTGCATCTCCTCCTCTATCTTCTTGATTATCTTCTCGCCTTCCTTGGCCTGCTTCTCCAGGTCCGAAAGGTCCACTTTGAATCCCAGCATGTCCTCGAGCGCGTGAATCACGTCCCGCGCCGAAGTCGCGTCCACGTAGCTGCCGTGGGTTTCTCCCATGAGGCATATCCCCTTCATGCCGCGCACCCTAGCCAACGCAGGAAGGAGGCCTGCTGCGCCGACTATGGCGCCCTTGGCTTCTCCGAACACAATCCCGACCTTCTTGAGCTCGGGTATGAGCTTCTTCTCCGTGACCACTGCGAAAACCCTCCGCTTCTCGCTGAGCTTGCCCGTGCTGTAGCCGCCTATTGTTATGACTTCGTCCACGCCGAGCTTCTGTCCGTAATCCAGGATTTTTCCAGCGACTTCGTACTGGCCTTCTGATGTTATTGCCTGCACGTCGCCTATGAGAAGGAGCACGTCCCGCTTCCCTGCCTTCACCAGGTAAACCATGTTCTTTATGGGGCGTATGGCACCCTTCCTGGTCATGAAGACCTGGTGCGGGAAGAACGGGGAGTAGATATCAGCGACCTTTTTCCCTCCGAGCTTGTTTATCAGGTACTTGCACACCACCTGGCCCACCAGACCTATGCCCGGCAGCCCGGTAATGAGAAGCGGATTTTTGAGGCCCTTGAACTTCCTTTTCTCCACGACGAGCGTTTCTTTCATAAGCATCACTTCATTCAATGCCCTTGGCTTTCCTGCGCTGCCGGGCGTACTTGTCATTCGGATTGAACCGGGCTGGGTGCGCTGACTGCGCCAGCGAAGCGCAGTGGCGCTCTTTGAGGGTGTACGCGCCGCAGTCCCGGCATTTCCGTATCTTCTTCATGATAGGGCCCAGTTCATTCGGCTATCGAATACTCGAAAACACAATCTTTTCCTGCCCCGTCGGATATCTTCGCGAGCACCTTGTCCATCCTCTTCTTCGCCTCCTTGTAGTCCGAGGCGAAAACGTCGAGATGGTAGCGGGGGGCGCCCACGTAGGTTATTTTCACGTCGTCATCATTCACGGAGAGCGCGCGGGTTATGTGCGCCACCCCATCCGGGCCGAAGCATCTGAATGTGAGTTCGGCTGCGATGGAAACGCGGGCGCGCTTTATGCTCTTCTGCACTATGTCTATTATCTCCTTCTTCAGGTCCTCGGGAATCTGCACTTCAGCGAGCGTGTCTCCCCCCAGGATGGATTCCATTGCCGCGTATGGCTCGCCGTAAACTTCCTCGAGCTTCGCCGCGAGCTCAGGGAGCTTCATCGGGCTCTTTATCTTCTGGAGCGCAATCGCGAGGAGCTTGTCGGAACGCGAGGCGCGCTTTATGGATTCGAGCTTGTTCTTCTTCTCCTCCTCGTTCACGCGCCTGAGCGAAACGTCCACCTGGCCTTTCTCGCGGTCCACGCGCAGCACCCGCACGACCAGCTTCTGGTTGTCCGAGAGGAATTCGTGGATGTTCTTTATCCAGCGCGACGCGACTTCGGAAACGTGGAGGAACGCCTCGGTGTTGTTGTACTCGGTGAGGGTGCAGAACGCGCCGTAGGGAACTATCTTCCGCACCGTCGCAAGGACCAGTTCGTTCTGCTCAGGAATCTTGGGTTTTTCGTTCATTCGGCATCCTTTATGTGCTTGCCTGAAAGGGCTGGCTTGCCGCCGGTGGCCTGGGCGAGGATTTCGTTGCACACCCTGCACTTCACGTTCATCGCAGGGGCTCCGAACATCTTCTGCTCGTTTCCGCACTTGCATTTCACTATTATGAATTTCGCCATAGGAATCACGCCTTTATCTCGAGTTTCTTCTTGGTCCTGGTGCCGACGACGCGCTCCTGCTTCTTCTTGCAGTTCTGGCACTCCAGGATTATCTTCTGCCTCTTGCCCTGCTTCTTCACGGTCTTTTCGCCGGCGCGCTTGCCTCCGTGGCCGTGCAGGCTCCTCTCGTGCTTCCTGTTCCCCACCGCCATCGAGCGGGCGCGCCCCTTGCTCGCCAGCCTCGCCTTGTGAGTCTGGTGCGAATTGCAGTTCGGACAGAACGTTCTGACCTCTTTCGGATATTTCATTCTGAATCACCTTGAATCGGAGCAATTAGTACATGTGTTCGGCCATCTTGCTCTTGAGAAGCAGCTCCGCCTCTTCCTCCGGGAGCGAGATTTCCTCGCCTTCCTTGAATGGCCCGTAAATATTATTATCAAAACCTTTATAAGCATCTATCGTTTTCACGACCTTTAGCCTCATCTTCGCCTGCTCGTCCTTCGGCTCCTCGAAAATGCATTCCAGGGGCCCGAACGAGGCCGAGGAGATGCGCCTGAGCTCTTTGAGGAACGCCTGCTCCTCGTCAGCGAGCCCCTCGACCTCGCCTTCGGAAAGCGAGGAGAGGATGAGCAGCTTCTCCTTCCTCTTCGCTACTATGCTCTTCGCGACTTTCTTCACGTTCTCGAACTCGCGCATGTCCATGAAGGACTGGCTCTTCATCGCGGAGCTTTTTTTGAGCTCGAGGAATTGCCTGAGCTGCGCGTAGAAATCCCTGTCCACTTTCACAGGCTCGAAGGATTCTATCTCCTTCTTTTGTATTTCGCGCAGAAAGGAGTAATTGAGCATAGCATGCATTTGGTGTGAAAAAGATAAAAACCTTAACGTTTTTATACACTTATTTATAAATGCAAACACATTGATGGTATGGATGGTGGGGAAATGGGATTTGATTTCAAAACTAAATTGATGTCTGGGGGGAACGGGCAGGGGACATTTGCGCTCAGGGCAAATGCGTTCTTCAGGCGCTTTGAAGCCGGATTTTGGATGCCTTTCAGCCCTGAATTCCGCGCGGGAGCGCACCTCAAAAGGGCGAAACTGCTGCTAGAAGCTTACGAGAGGGGTAGGAGGGAAATATGTTTGATAAAATCGCAGGCTGCGATTAAAAGGGCACACGAGATTTATGAGGGCGAAGAGAAAAATGGGCGGATGCTTTCCGCACAGGGCCTTCTTGGAAACGCAGAGTGCCTGCTGTTGCTCCGTTCTCCAATGTCGCGCTTTGCGCTAGACGACCTGAGGAGCGCATATCAAATGTGCACAAAGGCCGTTGAAGAGAGCGCGGCGGGCAGCGAACAAAACAAAACAAGGGAAACGGTGCTGGAGCTCCTGAAGAAATACGCCGGGAATTGTACTTGCGCGGGGATTAAAAATCACAGGCTCGCGGGTTTTGCGTGCGGATTCGCTGCTGAATTCGCCCCCGATTCGCAAGAGACTGCCAAATTGCATTACAAGGCATTCGGATGGCACCTAAGGAGCGGAGTGGCGAAGAACATAATAGACTCTGCTGAGTCAGTATTACACGACTCGTGCACAGACTACCATGGACGCGTGAAGTTCGAGATAGAGAAGCTCAATGGCAGCTTCAAAGCCGCGCAAGGCTGATTTTCTCCAGTTCGGAATTGATGGCTTTGCGTTTCAGGGAAATGGGCTTCTCTTTCGCATTGAGTTTTTTTAGAATCCTTTTTTTATCCTGTTTTCTGAACGAAACGATGATGAAATCCGAATTCGAGAAATCGTTCTTTTTGAACGCTTTCCGCAAATCGGTTTCGGCGCTCAGCCAGAGCAGGAATTCGAGCCCGAACGTTTTCGCGAGGCTGGTTTTGTTTTTGAAGCTCCTTTTGGCGAGGAGGCGCGCCAATTCCAACGCTTCGGTTGAATGCGCGAGCCCGGGAGCTATTGCAATGAATGCGGATTCCTTGGATTCGCTTATTATCTCCTCTTTCCCAAGAGAAGAGGAGAGGCGGAGCACCTGCATAAAACTTTATAAAGTTGACTAAACATTATAAAACCCGCTAATTTGGTGTATTAGATTGAGGTGTATCCTATGTACCAGTATCATGAGTCCAGGACAAAGAAAGTGAGCTCCGGAACAGGAGGGAGCAGGGTTAAATTCAGGGACAAGAAGCTCGCGCATCTCGGGCGGAGGTTCACCGCAACCAAAGTCGGGGAGAAGCTCGTGCGCGAGAGCATCAGGACCAAGGGCGGAAACAGCAAGCTCAGGCTCAAAAAAGCCAATTCGGTCAACGTGCTCACCAAGGCAGGGATGAAGAAGGCGAAAATCATGGGCGTGGTCGAGTCGCACAGGGCGGATTTCGCACGAGAGAACATAATCACCAGGGG
This Candidatus Micrarchaeia archaeon DNA region includes the following protein-coding sequences:
- a CDS encoding nucleolar RNA-binding Nop10p family protein; its protein translation is MKKIRKCRDCGAYTLKERHCASLAQSAHPARFNPNDKYARQRRKAKGIE
- a CDS encoding 50S ribosomal protein L44e, which translates into the protein MKYPKEVRTFCPNCNSHQTHKARLASKGRARSMAVGNRKHERSLHGHGGKRAGEKTVKKQGKRQKIILECQNCKKKQERVVGTRTKKKLEIKA
- a CDS encoding proteasome assembly chaperone family protein, encoding MKETLVVEKRKFKGLKNPLLITGLPGIGLVGQVVCKYLINKLGGKKVADIYSPFFPHQVFMTRKGAIRPIKNMVYLVKAGKRDVLLLIGDVQAITSEGQYEVAGKILDYGQKLGVDEVITIGGYSTGKLSEKRRVFAVVTEKKLIPELKKVGIVFGEAKGAIVGAAGLLPALARVRGMKGICLMGETHGSYVDATSARDVIHALEDMLGFKVDLSDLEKQAKEGEKIIKKIEEEMQKQTITPYSADKGGVSYIR
- a CDS encoding translation initiation factor IF-2 subunit alpha — encoded protein: MNEKPKIPEQNELVLATVRKIVPYGAFCTLTEYNNTEAFLHVSEVASRWIKNIHEFLSDNQKLVVRVLRVDREKGQVDVSLRRVNEEEKKNKLESIKRASRSDKLLAIALQKIKSPMKLPELAAKLEEVYGEPYAAMESILGGDTLAEVQIPEDLKKEIIDIVQKSIKRARVSIAAELTFRCFGPDGVAHITRALSVNDDDVKITYVGAPRYHLDVFASDYKEAKKRMDKVLAKISDGAGKDCVFEYSIAE
- a CDS encoding class III signal peptide-containing protein codes for the protein MKGQLSAEMIILLAVVLAVVAIVAIQLTNTAQNASGAVENQSNKILERTGEIAGNFTSKATAPAFYALP
- a CDS encoding 30S ribosomal protein S27e, which codes for MAKFIIVKCKCGNEQKMFGAPAMNVKCRVCNEILAQATGGKPALSGKHIKDAE
- a CDS encoding 30S ribosomal protein S8e; this encodes MYQYHESRTKKVSSGTGGSRVKFRDKKLAHLGRRFTATKVGEKLVRESIRTKGGNSKLRLKKANSVNVLTKAGMKKAKIMGVVESHRADFARENIITRGAILKTDIGKVKVTNRVGQDGIVNGVLLE